Genomic window (Armatimonadota bacterium):
CCTCTATGAACGCAGCGAAGTTGTCCGGCGCAGTGTTCGGGCACTTCGCTCTTAAGTAATCGCTCCAGTTCACCCACCTCTTGACGAACTCGCGGTCGAACAACTCTTCTTGCAGAACGATGTTCACGATCGCCAGGATTAGGAACGCCTCGGTGCCGGGCACCGGCGCAAACCAGTAGTCGGCCTTCGACGCCGTGTTCGAATGCCTGACGTCGATGACGCACAGCTTCGCGCCCTCTTTCTTGCCTTTGATAATCCGCTGCGCGTGCGGGTTGAAGTAGTGCCCGGTCTCGAGGTGCGACGACAGCATCAGCATGAACTTCGCGTTCTCGTGATCCGGCGATGGGCGGTCTGAGCCGCTCCAAATCGCGTAACCGAACCGCGCTCCCGATGAGCAGACGTTCGTGTGACTGTTGTACGCGTCGAGCCCCCATGCCTGGAGGACGCGCTGCATAGAGCCGTCTTCGCCTGGGCGCCCGACGTGGTACATCACTTCGTTGTGCCGGTTATCCAGGATCGCGTCGCGAATCTTCTTGGCAAAAGTGTCCAAAACCTCATCCCAAGTTGTTCTTTCAAAGTTGCCTTCTCCGCGTTTGCCGACCCGCTTGAGCGGATACAGTATCCGGCCCGGATCGGTCACCTGCGTCAGCGTTGCCGGCCCCTTCGCGCAGTTCTTCCCTCTCGACCCTGCATGGTGCGGGTTGCCGTCGAACCTCCTGATCTCCATCGTCTCCTTGTCCACGAACGCCATGAGCCCGCATGCGGCCTCGCAGTTGAAGCACGTCGTCGGGATCAGCATGTACCGCTTCTCTACTTTGCGCGGCCAAGCGTCGGCGTCGAACTCCACCCAGTCGTCCCAGTCCTCGACGGGTGGAAAGGACTCCAGCGGCGTGACGTTCATCTTGTCCAACATGGCTATGAAAGGGGCGGCAACTGGCCGGCGCGGATGTACGCGTGTTCGTAAAGGTACAGCCCGACGACCGCTGCCGCGATCGCTAGGGGGGGGAAGATAAAGAGGAGCGCTGGTGCAAGAACGACGCTAACGATCAGACCGTCACGAAACGCGAAAAACGGCCCGGCCCTGACGACCGACAAGAACGCAGCGGCCTGGTTTGCGTTGTCCGTTTCATGCTTCCGCCTCCATTCATAGAGCGCGATTGCACCGTGAACGATCGCAGAGGCGATGAAGACAACTTTGAGCAGCGCGCTCGATGGGCTCAAGACGAGGAGCATGCCCGATCCGCACAGTGCCGCAAGCGCTAGCAGGTGCGGCAAGAGAGATTTGCTCTCCCACAGATCGCGACCCTTGCACTGCGCAAAGAGCATCGCCGTGTAGCCCGCAACGGCGAGCGCAATGACGGCAGAAGCGATTCGCAAGCCGTCTGCAAAACCGTCTGCACCGAAGTACCGCATGACTATCGACCCAGCGACCGTCGCAGTGAAGAGACCGAGAACGACAGAACCCTTGACCAGCCAGCTGTTCCAGTTCGGCTGAGTGAACATCCTCAAGAACTTTGCTGGCTTGGCGAGGTCTTCAACGAGCAATGCCATGGTGACCATCGTGAAGAAGAGCGCGACGACCTCAGGAAGATAATCTCTTGCAAATCCTGAGAGCCCAAGCGCGCCTGCAAACGGTGCGAACAGCGCAGCGCCCGCCGCGAGGCTCTTGGTCACGAGGTACGCCGCCACCTGCCAGCCCCACTCGATCTTGCTCTCGGTGCCGTAGGTGACGTGCGCGTCCTCCGCGGCAAATCCGGCAGGCTCCTTCTCCGGCTTTCTGTCGGGACGCTCGGACCACAAGAAAGTGCTCCCTCGGCTCGCCCTCCCTGGCCTGAGGGCTTCCTCGGCCGCGCCGTAGTAGCGCACGTTTGGCCCTGTTCCCTGCTCTTCACCCCTGACAGTCGTGACCTTTCCGTTCATGAACTTCGAGACAGGCGACTCGGGGTCGTCGAAATCGCCTGAGATGATCGCGCCGACCGGGCACACGGTAACGCAGGCTGGCTCCATCCCTTTCTCAACTCGATGCGCGCAGAAGTGGCACTTCTCGATCGCCTTGATGTCCTCGTTCATGTAGATCGCGTCGTAGGGACAAGCCTGCATGCACGCTCGGCAGCCGATGCATACGTCGCGATCTACGTCAACGATCCCGTCCTCGCGCTTGAAGAGCGCGTTGACCGGGCAGATCGTGATGCACGGGGCGTCTGTGCAGTGGTTGCAGCGCTGGATGAGAAAGTTCCGCTTGACATTCGGGAACTTGCCGACGTCGACGTACTTGACCATCGTGCGAAAGTCGCCGACAGGCACGCCGTTCTCAGCCTTGCACGCGACCGTACACGCGTG
Coding sequences:
- a CDS encoding 4Fe-4S dicluster domain-containing protein, yielding MQLGFVMDQEACIGCHACTVACKAENGVPVGDFRTMVKYVDVGKFPNVKRNFLIQRCNHCTDAPCITICPVNALFKREDGIVDVDRDVCIGCRACMQACPYDAIYMNEDIKAIEKCHFCAHRVEKGMEPACVTVCPVGAIISGDFDDPESPVSKFMNGKVTTVRGEEQGTGPNVRYYGAAEEALRPGRASRGSTFLWSERPDRKPEKEPAGFAAEDAHVTYGTESKIEWGWQVAAYLVTKSLAAGAALFAPFAGALGLSGFARDYLPEVVALFFTMVTMALLVEDLAKPAKFLRMFTQPNWNSWLVKGSVVLGLFTATVAGSIVMRYFGADGFADGLRIASAVIALAVAGYTAMLFAQCKGRDLWESKSLLPHLLALAALCGSGMLLVLSPSSALLKVVFIASAIVHGAIALYEWRRKHETDNANQAAAFLSVVRAGPFFAFRDGLIVSVVLAPALLFIFPPLAIAAAVVGLYLYEHAYIRAGQLPPLS